In a genomic window of Gossypium arboreum isolate Shixiya-1 chromosome 7, ASM2569848v2, whole genome shotgun sequence:
- the LOC108453891 gene encoding calcineurin-binding protein 1 isoform X1 encodes MFSIAAINDTDSRGQWEPLAPTKEAQEFHLTQAYHDGLLKLQAKDYEKARELLESVLKDPLISNAEVDNNTTDGHLLQLKFLVLKNLATVFLQQGSGHYESALRCYLQAVEIDNKDSVVWNQLGTLSCSMGSLSISRWAFEQGLLCSPNNWNCMEKLLEVLIAIGDEVACLSVAELILRHWPSHSRALHVKNTIEETESAPFAPRGIDKLEPKHVRLKFHDKRKAPDENLDEGTALKKLNQNIELQIAEASWAALIDGLLGILLPLNGCGSEVGTGKLHRSGDVRLSILFPPCAEIVMEPVEKKEPTLPPSGEGMPPNDNASQRASNSKEKESNLLEEQPQERRSTRLESLRSRKPGKEELDFTAGKDLAKIVLQLLEPFVISKPDSKDSEDIDNCSVSCADQANSLDMESRDVANFVRETSKNYGAYHIGHLLLEHAASKSLVCRDAHVKFLELEKLLRNWGQDRTPECSLFLAELYYDIGSSPSNSNEFLSEASYHLCKIIESVALDHPFHSTFGNKNFSSFKSFQGTDAISPDSSICESSHLDSSLLSNKSPFWARYFWLSGKLSVRDGNKAKAYEEFCISMSLLAKNENADNSCMVQLPHCKISKELTVERILHEINLLKVDFLLEKTLGEMIEKEVYVECVTLLAPLLFSANSLSPSLASDPKGDGVTPVELSALDILIKACQKIKPMDMEVYLTSHTRKLQILMALAGMGECVGFGKAFHQKSVSKMLSGPEMVSGDGTSKRWNDLVTEEVKEILQCVSQVKNFIDQSGESNGIGLVSIFSDIQSLLLAIMYSIANNVLCKKSSMQVNADQLEQKQSNCFIDAAIAFCKLQHLDSSVTVKIQVELIVATHDLLAEYGLCCAGEGGEGEEATFLKFAIKHLLALDMKLKSSFNSSSREISPDDRQPSNDNDFKTSENEISSDKKVERMCGTHNSESITSMKDDIEGITSKGTLSFSGQEKDNAIALQKQCTNVDKINLGEKCGHQLDEGDDELSEDEKEELELMIDNALDQCFFCLYGLNLRSDSSYDDELAVHKNTSRGDYQTKEQCADVFQYILPSAKASSRTGLVKLRRVLRTIRKHFPQPPEEILAGNIIDKFFDADLCEEELSEMAGSEGYLETVTKMLFPDGGNLKQYKASLLRSSEPYLDVYSNLYYFLAQSEEMNATDKWPGFVLTKEGEEFVQQNANLFKYDLLYNPLRFESWQRLANIYDEEVDLLLNDGSKHINVSGWRKNITLPQRVETSRRRSRRCLLISLALAKTSEQQCEIHELLALVYYDSLQNVVPFYDQRSLVPSRDAVWRIYCENSMRHFKKALMHKQDWSHAFYIGKLCEKLGYSYETSLSYYDKAIALNPSAVDPFYRMHASRLKLLWDCGKQNVEVLKVLSTYFFSQSLKDAAMDIISKITPETSLLEEDKMDKTEKREEVWNMLYNDCLSALEICVGGDLKHFHKARFMLAQGLYKKGGRGDLQKAKDELSFCFRSSRSCFTINMWEIDGMVKKGKRKAPGLAGNKKALEVNLPESSRKFITCIRKYLLFYLKLLEETGDICTLDRAYVSLRSDKRFSLCIEDLVPVALGRHIKALVLSINQVETAATDPASSFEHQLEKIFGLFMEQGTLWPEICSLPEIRSPEISESSLYGYLHQYIVSLERNGKLETLEAINERIRKRFKNPKLSNSNCAKVCRHASSAWYRSIIIGLASITPLQSGFSNEVQTLSQQTDGVVESSQQLCVDLQTHEIWNSLFEDSTHLESLQAKWNPTLAKINNIVIKKASDGDLETANSLLRSSYNFYRESSCVMLPSSLNLSLVPSRLVKEKQFPFSMEGVEPLDLSNPRKLLLWAYTLLYGRYASISVVVKYCEENAKLKMKRGAATSSAPQNTNTSIAASSHTAASSGKEAASHGGGSEAETTVVTSGPPVVVSESDSRHSANPLPSSSEGQRSLLVAPQLHPCNNNEGERGRSSVGHEGDDTNKG; translated from the exons atg TTCTCAATTGCAGCTATTAACGACACAGATTCCAGAGGCCAATGGGAACCCTTAGCTCCTACTAAAGAAGCCCAG GAATTCCATCTTACACAAGCTTACCATGATGGGCTTCTCAAGTTACAGGCTAAAGACTATGAAAAGGCTCGCGAACTGTTAGAATCCGTTTTGAAAGATCCTCTTATTTCAAATGCTGAA GTGGATAACAATACTACCGATGGTCATCTGTTACAACTCAA ATTTTTGGTATTGAAGAACCTTGCCACTGTTTTTCTTCAACAAGGTTCAGGTCACTATGAGAGTGCTTTGCGTTGTTATCTTCAAGCTGTAGAGATTGATAACAAAGATTCGGTTGTCTGGAACCAGCTGGGGACTCTATCATGCTCAATGGGTTCATTGAGTATTTCACGTTGGGCTTTTGAGCAGGGACTTTTGTGCAGTCCTAATAATT GGAATTGCATGGAGAAACTGTTGGAAGTTCTCATTGCCATTGGTGATGAAGTTGCATGCCTTTCTGTTGCAGAGTTGATTTTAAGGCATTGGCCATCACATTCTCGTGCTTTGCATGTCAAAAATACAATTGAGGAAACAGAATCAGCTCCTTTTGCTCCTAGAGGTATAGATAAGCTGGAACCTAAACATGTACGTCTTAAATTCCATGACAAGAGAAAAGCACCTGATGAGAATCTAGATGAAGGTACTGCACTCAAAAAGTTGAACCAGAACATAGAATTGCAAATTGCAGAAGCTTCCTGGGCAGCTCTCATTGATGGACTCCTGGGAATTTTACTTCCGCTAAATGGTTGTGGTTCTGAGGTCGGGACTGGAAAATTGCACAGATCTGGGGATGTCAGGTTAAGCATTCTCTTCCCTCCTTGTGCCGAAATTGTGATGGAGCCTGTGGAAAAGAAAGAACCTACTTTACCTCCTAGTGGTGAAGGCATGCCTCCCAATGATAATGCCTCTCAAAGAGCTAGTAACTCGAAAGAAAAAGAATCAAATCTTTTGGAAGAACAACCACAGGAGAGACGGAGTACTCGTCTTGAAAGTCTTAGGAGCCGTAAACCTGGCAAAGAAGAATTAGATTTTACTGCAGGTAAGGATTTGGCCAAGATTGTGCTTCAATTACTCGAACCTTTTGTCATCAGTAAACCAGACAGCAAAGATTCTGAAGATATTGATAATTGTTCTGTCTCATGTGCTGATCAAGCTAATTCCTTGGATATGGAAAGTAGAGATGTTGCTAATTTTGTAAGAGAAACTTCAAAAAATTATGGTGCTTACCATATTGGTCACTTGCTTTTGGAACATGCTGCAAGTAAAAGCCTTGTGTGTCGAGATGCGCATGTCAAATTCCTTGAGTTGGAGAAGCTTCTAAGGAATTGGGGGCAGGATAGGACTCCTGAATGTAGTCTTTTTCTCGCCGAGTTGTATTATGACATTGGGTCTTCTCCTTCCAATTCCAATGAATTCTTATCAGAGGCATCCTACCATCTTTGTAAAATAATTGAATCAGTAGCTTTAGATCATCCGTTTCATTCGACATTTGGGAATAAGAATTTCTCTTCATTTAAGAGCTTCCAAGGGACTGATGCAATATCACCTGATAGCTCCATTTGTGAAAGTTCACATTTAGATAGTTCCTTGTTATCCAACAAAAGTCCCTTCTGGGCTCGTTACTTCTGGTTGAGTGGAAAGTTATCTGTTCGGGATGGGAACAAGGCAAAAGCTTACGAGGAGTTCTGCATTTCCATGTCACTTTTGGCAAAGAATGAAAATGCAGACAATTCTTGTATGGTGCAGCTGCCACATTGTAAGATTTCTAAAGAGCTAACTGTTGAAAGGATTCTTCATGAAATTAATTTGTTAAAGGTTGATTTCTTGTTGGAGAAGACTCTAGGTGAGATGATTGAGAAAGAGGTGTACGTGGAATGTGTAACTTTGCTTGCTCCTCTTCTTTTTTCTGCCAATTCTTTATCACCTTCACTGGCATCTGACCCAAAGGGTGATGGTGTTACCCCTGTTGAACTATCAGCATTAGATATATTAATTAAAGCTTGTCAGAAGATAAAGCCAATGGATATGGAGGTGTATTTGACTAGTCACACACGAAAGCTTCAAATACTCATGGCACTAGCTGGAATGGGTGAATGTGTCGGTTTTGGTAAAGCCTTTCATCAGAAGTCGGTGTCAAAAATGCTTTCTGGTCCTGAGATGGTATCAGGTGACGGTACTAGCAAGCGCTGGAATGACTTGGTTACAGAGGAAGTCAAGGAGATTTTACAATGTGTTTCACAAGTGAAAAACTTCATTGATCAATCTGGAGAGTCT AATGGCATTGGTTTAGTTAGCATCTTTAGTGACATTCAATCACTGCTTCTGGCAATCATGTACAGCATTGCAAACAATGTCCTTTGCAAGAAATCCTCTATGCAAGTAAATGCTGATCAACTGGAACAAAAGCAAAGTAATTGCTTCATTGATGCAGCCATTGCTTTCTGCAAGCTTCAACACCTTGACTCTTCAGTAACTGTTAAAATCCAG GTTGAATTAATTGTAGCAACTCATGACTTGCTTGCTGAATATGGGCTTTGTTGTGCGGGTGAGGGAGGTGAAGGGGAGGAAGCAACATTTCTTAAATTTGCAATAAAGCATCTCTTGGCCTTGGATATGAAGCTAAAATCCAGTTTTAACTCTTCAAGCAGGGAGATAAGTCCAGATGACAGGCAGCCAAGCAATGATAATGATTTCAAAACATCAGAAAATGAAATAAGTTCAGATAAGAAAGTTGAGAGAATGTGTGGAACTCATAATTCTGAATCTATTACTTCAATGAAGGATGATATTGAAGGGATTACTTCTAAAGGAACTCTATCTTTTTCTGGCCAAGAGAAAGACAATGCAATAGCACTTCAAAAGCAATGTACTAATGTCGACAAAATCAATCTTGGAGAAAAATGTGGTCATCAGCTTGATGAAGGTGATGATGAGCTCAGCGAAGATGAAAAGGAGGAACTTGAGCTAATGATAGATAATGCTTTGGATCAGTGCTTTTTCTGCTTATATGGTCTTAATCTTAGATCTGACTCATCTTATGATGATGAACTGGCTGTGCACAAAAATACTAGTCGTGGTGATTATCAGACTAAAGAACAATGTGCCGATGTTTTCCAATATATTCTTCCTTCTGCAAAAGCTTCTTCT AGAACTGGATTGGTCAAACTTCGCAGAGTGCTAAGAACCATACGTAAACACTTTCCTCAACCACCTGAAGAAATTTTGGCTGGAAACATAATAGATAAGTTTTTTGATGCTGATTTATGCGAGGAGGAACTTTCGGAGATGGCTGGATCTGAAGGTTATCTGGAGACTGTAACAAAGATGCTTTTTCCTGACGGAGGAAACCTCAAACAGTACAAGGCATCATTATTACGGAG CTCTGAGCCATATTTGGATGTCTATAGCAATCTTTATTATTTCCTAGCACAGTCTGAAGAAATGAATGCAACTGATAAATGGCCTGGCTTTGTTCTCACCAAGGAAGGGGAAGAATTTGTTCAGCAAAATGCAAACCTCTTCAAATATGACCTGCTCTATAACCCCCTACGCTTTGAGAGTTGGCAACGTCTTGCAAATATTTATGACGAG GAGGTGGATTTGCTGCTAAATGATGGGAGTAAGCACATAAATGTATCAGGATGGAGGAAGAATATCACTTTGCCTCAGAGAGTTGAGACAAGTCGGAGGAGAAGCAGGCGCTGTCTATTAATAAGTCTGGCTTTGGCTAAGACATCAGAGCAGCAG TGTGAGATACATGAACTATTGGCATTAGTGTACTACGACAGCCTTCAGAATGTTGTTCCCTTCTATGATCAGCGATCACTTGTGCCCTCAAGGGATGCAGTTTGGAGGATATACTGTGAAAACTCCATGAGGCATTTCAAAAAAGCCTTAATGCACAA GCAGGACTGGTCACATGCATTCTACATAGGAAAACTCTGTGAAAAGCTTGGATACTCATATGAGACATCGTTGTCCTATTATGATAAAGCCATTGCTTTGAATCCATCAGCTGTTGATCCTTTCTACAGGATGCATGCTTCACGCTTGAAGTTACTCTGGGACTGTGGAAAACAAAATGTTGAAGTTTTAAAG GTTCTCTCAACGTATTTTTTCAGTCAATCTTTGAAGGATGCTGCAATGGACATTATCAGCAAAATAACTCCTGAAACTTCACTTTTGGAAGAAGATAAAATGGACAAAACAGAGAAAAGGGAGGAGGTGTGGAACATGCTCTACAATGACTGTCTTTCCGCCCTGGAAATTTGTGTTGGAGGAGATCTGAAACATTTTCATAAGGCCAGATTTATGCTCGCCCAAGGATTATATAAAAAGGGGGGCAGAGGTGATTTGCAGAAGGCTAAAGACGAACTTTCTTTTTGCTTCAGATCATCTCGGTCATGCTTTACAATAAACATGTGGGAGATTGATGGCATGGTGAAAAAGGGAAA GCGCAAAGCACCAGGCTTAGCTGGGAACAAGAAGGCCCTTGAAGTAAACTTACCAGAGAGCTCTAGAAAGTTTATAACTTGCATCCGGAAATACTTGCTGTTTTATCTGAAATTATTGGAAGAAACTGGAGATATCTGTACTCTTGACCGGGCTTATGTCTCCCTCCGGTCTGATAAGCGG TTCTCCTTGTGCATTGAAGATCTTGTTCCAGTGGCACTTGGGAGGCACATCAAGGCTCTAGTTTTATCTATTAATCAAGTTGAGACTGCTGCTACTGATCCTGCATCTAGTTTTGAGCATCAACTAGAGAAGATATTTGGTTTGTTTATGGAACAGGGTACCTTATGGCCTGAGATCTGCTCTTTGCCTGAGATTAGAAGTCCAGAAATATCCGAAAGCAGTTTATATGG GTATCTTCACCAGTACATTGTGTCGCTGGAAAGAAATGGAAAACTGGAAACACTTGAAGCAATAAATGAGAGGATCCGGAAACGGTTCAAGAACCCAAAATTGTCAAATAGTAATTGTGCCAAAGTTTGCAGGCATGCCTCTAGTGCTTGGTATCGTTCTATTATAATTGGCTTGGCATCAATCACTCCGTTGCAATCTGGATTCTCGAATGAGGTTCAAACCCTTAGCCAACAAACAGATGGTGTCGTGGAAAGCAGTCAGCAGCTTTGTGTTGATCTGCAAACACATGAAATATGGAATTCGTTGTTCGAGGACTCAACTCATTTGGAAAGTCTCCAAGCAAAATGGAACCCAACATTggcaaaaattaataatattgtgATAAAGAAAGCTTCTGATGGAGATTTGGAGACTGCCAACTCTTTGCTTAGAAGTTCATATAATTTCTATCGCGAGAGCTCCTGTGTAATGCTCCCATCCAGTCTCAACCTTTCTTTAGTGCCATCTCGACTAGTAAAAGAAAAGCAATTTCCATTTAGCATGGAAGGGGTTGAACCTCTTGATCTAAGCAATCCAAGGAAGCTTTTGTTGTGGGCTTATACGCTGTTGTATGGCCGCTATGCCAGCATCTCGGTTGTTGTAAAATATTGTGAAGAAAATGCTAAG TTGAAGATGAAAAGGGGAGCTGCAACTTCTTCAGCACCTCAAAATACGAACACTAGCATTGCTGCATCCAGCCATACAG CTGCCAGTAGCGGCAAAGAAGCAGCAAGTCATGGTGGAGGCAGTGAAGCGGAAACAACTGTGGTGACATCGGGGCCACCTGTTGTAGTGTCTGAAAGTGATAGCAGACATTCTGCCAATCCACTTCCATCGTCGAGTGAGGGTCAAAGAAGCTTACTCGTGGCTCCACAGCTTCATCCCTGTAACAACAATGAAGGGGAAAGGGGAAGGAGCAGTGTTGGACACGAAGGAGATGATACTAACAAAGGCTGA